The DNA sequence TTTCCTGTCATCTGTTACTCTTGAACCCCCTTCAACCTCCAGTGCCATGGCTCGTAAGATACCGCCGTACCTTCCTTCGGGAACGAGAGATAGAAGCCGAAGCGAGAGGCGTTCTCACTTAACCACCTGAACGCCGGTGTCTCCTCGAAGCAGCTCTCAACGTCGCAGCCGCGGCGTTTTTTATCCCCCATGTCTATGGCCGTGCCCGTGTGGTGCTCGGAGTGCCCCGGAGGGGCGACCCAGCGGGCGGCCTTCTCCTCGCTCCCGTACTTCCTGACGGCCCTCTCGAAGAGCCCCTTCTGGTAGGAAAAAGTCCTGAACCCCGATATGGGCACGAGCCCGACGCCGTCGCGTTGGGCCGCCTCCCGCATGGCCTTGAAGGCCCCGGCCGCTTCGGTAGTAAGTTTTACCACGCGTCCCGTGTCGCGGTAGTTCCCCGCCGGAGCGAGCCCACCCTTCTCCGCAACCTCATAGGCCCTGTGGCCGTAGAGGGTGTCGCTAGCGAGTGCCGGGCCCGCGAGAGATAAGATAAGCGCAAGCGTAAAGAAAGCAAGGTCCTTCATCCTCACGAATCTATCCCACCCCGGCGTAGGTGTCAAGTGAACACCATGATGGTGTTTTAATTTCAAGGCTAACGTTCGGAGTACGAGATAGCAATGCTGTATTGGGCCGCGCATGGCGTTAACCGTGCGGCAGCACCATGATGGTGGGGCAAGCAGATTGCAGAGTGGGGATTGCAAATTGCGGATTAACTGCCTTTAAATCTTTATTCCGCAATCCGAACTCCGTAATCCGCAATCGAAACTACCGTGCGGCAGCACCCTTTCGGATGTTAAAGATAGGGTTTCTCTCCCCTTTTCCCCCTTGCGTCGCTGATAAACTTCGTGTTAGCATTGAAACAGGGTTCCGTCCTGCACGTGCCGCCTGCACGCGCCGGATGACGGGGTTCGTTTAATTTCCGTACGTCTTTAAGGCCGCCGTAGCGGCGTACTGTTCACTCATAGGGAGTGCGCTTATGAAAGCAGGGACTAAGGCCATCCTCTGGCTCGCTGCCGCGGCAGTGGCTGCCGCCTCGTTGATAGTCTTTGCCCCGGCCTACCATGGCGAAAGGGTCATCTACCTCGTAATGGAGGTGGCGGGCGTCTTCCTGGCCCTGTCCGTGGCCATCGTTGCCTTCAACTGCGCCGTGGACGGGACCGAGGGTCTCTCGCCGTACATTTCAGCTGCCTTCCTGGCCGCCGGTATTGCCGACCTGGCCCACGCGCTGTTCGCGATGGGTATAATAACCCTTCCCCAAGACACCCTGGACAGCTTCATCCCCGGCACCTGGACCATCGGCAGGACGGTGCTGGGCGCGATACTGCTCTACGGCCTGGTCCGTACCTCACGCGACCCGCGGCACATTCCGTCCACGGGGTTGCTGGCCCTGGCCGCCGTACTTATAACGGCCGGGGCCATGGCCTTCTTCGCTCTCGTTCCGCTCCCGGCTTTTATCATTGGGGACGTCTCTTCATTTTTCCGTCCGTGGGAGGTCCCCGCCCTGGTGCTTTACGGGGCCTGCCTGTGGATGATTTTTAAGGGCGGGGAGGGAGGAAAGGGTATTCCGTTAATCCCCTGCCTGATCCTCGGCATGGCGGTCCAGGCCGTTATGTCGTCCTCGCCGCTGCGCTTCTACCCTTCTCCCGACACTAGCCACATCATGAAGGACGCGAGCTACCTCGCGGCGCTGCTTCCGCTCGGGGTACTTGCCCTGGAGAGGGCACGCAAGTCGGTCCAGGGCGCATCCCTCCGGATACTCTCCGGCGCCGCCGTGCTGCTCCTTGCGCTCTCGCTCGCGTCGATGGTCACGCTCGCGGTCGTTAAGAGCATGTTCGATGAGACGACGGAGGCGAGGGAAGAGGGGAGCTATGCCGGAGAGGTGAGGCGCGACATATTGATGCTCGCATACCCGCTCCACGACTACCTGGCCTCGGGCGACCTCCGGGCCAGGGACGAGTTCGAAACCGGGTTTGCCGGGATGACGGAGGAGCTCGGCAGTCCGATCGCCGCCAGACTCGAAGAGGAGTACGATTTTGAGCCCAATAGGTATATAGAAGAGATACGTCTGTTGGCCGATAGTGTCTTTGCGGGCGCCGTTCTTGCGGACCAGGGCGAAAGGGCCCGGTTGGACCATGAGGTGAACGAGCTGTTTATGGGGGAGCTGGCCCTGCGGCTCGACGGGGTTGTAAGGGCCGAAGGGGAGGAGATAGCCATGCTCCAGGATACAAGCCTCCGCTGGAACTCAAGGCTCATACTGGGGCAGGTCGCGATACTGCTCGCGCTCCTGCCCGTTCTCTTCGTCCTGGGAAGCGCGCAGGCGCGTCGGCAGGTCCGGCCCCTTATCGAGCTTACCCGTACGGCCCTGGACGTTCAGGGAGGGAGTCGCGGCGTAAGGGCTGGGGTGACGACCGGGGACGAGGTGGGTGCGCTCGCAATGGCTTTTAACTACATGCTCGACTCCATGCAGGAGAGCGAGGAGCGGGCCGACCTTGCTATTAAAGGGGGCGACCTCGGCACGTGGGACTGGAACGTGCTTACGGGGGAAGTGGTCTATAACGAGCGCCTGGCCGAGATGCTCGGCTACAGGCTCGATGAGATCAAGCCCGACTTACAGGCATGGAAAAAGTTCGTGCATCCGGACGACCTGCCGATGGCGGAGGAGCGGCTGAACCTGCACATGGAGGGCAGGAGGCCGTTCTATGAGGCCGAGCTCCGCATGCGGATGAAGTTCGGACAGTGGAAGTGGGTCCTTGTCCGGGGCATGGTGGTCGAGCGGGACGATGAAGGCTGGCCGCGACGCGTGACCGGCACGCACCTCGACATCACCGAGAATAAGGCGGCCGGAGATGCGCTCCGCAGGAGCGAGGAGAACCTCAGGGACTTCCTCGACAGCGCCAGCGACCTCATCCAGAGCGTATCGCCCGACGGCCGCTTTACGTACGTCAACCGCGCCTGGAGGGAGACCCTCGGCTACAGCGAAGCGGAGGTGGCGGACCTCACCACGTTCGACGTCGTCCACCCGGACCAGCACGACTACTGCAGGGGGATATTCGAGCGCTTTACCAGAGGGGAGGATATAAGCCACATAGAGACCGACTTCATCAGCAAGGACGGCCGTAAGGTGCCCGTTAGCGGGAGCATCAACTGCCGCATGGTCGACGGCGAACTCGTGGCCACGCGCGGCATCTTCCACGACTGCACGGAGCGGGAGTTGAGGATGGACCTTAGAAGGCTCATCGAGGCGGCGAACGCGCCGATATTCGGGATAGACGTGAGGGGGAGGGTGAACGAGTGGAACCGGACTGCGGAGCGCATTACGGGCTATACCAAGGAAGAGGTCATGGGCAGGGACTTCGTGGGGGAGTTTATAAGCAATGACTACAAGGGTCCGGTGGGCGATGTCCTGGGTAAGGCGCTTAAAGGCGAGGAGATCGCCGACTACGAGTTCCCGCTCTATACCAAAGGCGGGCGGAGGGTCTTGTTCCTTATGAACGCCACCGCACGTCGCGACGCCGCGGGCGGGATAACCGGGGTCTTTGGCGTGGGGCAGGACATAACCGAGGCGGCCGAGTACAGGGAGGGTCTCGAGCGGAAGGTGGAGGAGAGGACCGTGGAGCTCAGCAAGGCACTCGAGAGGGAGAAGGACCTCGGAGAGTTGAAGACGCGCTTCGTCTCCATGGCCTCCCACGAGTTCAGGACGCCGCTCACCTCGATACTCTCCAGCAGCGACATAATCAAGCGCTATGCCGCCAGGATGACCGACGAGGAGAGGGCCGAGCGCCTCGACAAGATACAGTCCGAGGTCACGCACATGACCGAGATGCTGGAGGACGTCCTTGTGGTAGGCAAGGCCGAGGCGGGAAGGCTCGAGTTCAACCCCCGCACGCTCGATCTGAAGAAGCTCTGCCGTGAGTTCGCCGAGGGGGCCGTGCTTTCCGCGGGGGAAAGCCATGACGTCGAGTTCTCCTGGGCCGGGGAGTGCGGGGATGCGGTGGGGGACGGAAAACTCCTTAAGAACATCCTGAGCAACCTCCTCTCGAACGCCGTCAAGTATTCGCCCGACGGGGGGAAGGTTTCGTTCGACGTGTCCTGCGACGGCGACACGGCGGTCTTCCGGGTAAAGGACGAGGGCATAGGCATTCCCGAGAAGGACATGGAGCGGCTCTTCGCGCCGTTCCACAGGGGTAAGAACGTAGGGAATATCCCGGGCACCGGGCTCGGGCTCTCGATAATCAAGAACTCGGTCGACCTGCACGGCGGCACGATAGAGGTGGATAGCGAGGTGGGCAAAGGCACCGCCTTTCTGGTAACGATACCGGTCGGTAAAAAAGGAGGGTAGAGAAGGCGTAGGTGCCAAGTGAACACCCCGTGACGGGGTTTCAGATTTAGAAACTATCGACCGCAACACAGGCTGCCAACGTTACAGTGGACCGCACCCGCGTTAACCGTGCGGCAGCACCATGATGGTGTTTTAATTTCAGGACGACCGTTAGTGGCGTTTGGCATGGAAGGTGTAATGGGTTCGCGTATGGCGTTAACCGTGCGGCAGCACCCCCTATCGTCTCAGAGTGTTAAAGGCCGGGTTTCTCCCTCCGCTTTACCCTTGCGCCTAAGATAAACTTCGTGTTAGAATTGAAACGAGACGGCCAACCCGTGAAGTAAGAACATAAGTTGGGGGTCCATGTCTATCAGAGCTAAACTTCTCTTATTCGGGGTGGTCGCCGTTATCCCGGTGCTGCTTACGGGGGTATTGAGTTTTTATATTTCAGGGAAATATCAGAGACAAACTATTTTAAAGGGATTGGAGGTTATCGCTGACGTCAAAGAAGG is a window from the Thermodesulfobacteriota bacterium genome containing:
- a CDS encoding PAS domain S-box protein, with product MKAGTKAILWLAAAAVAAASLIVFAPAYHGERVIYLVMEVAGVFLALSVAIVAFNCAVDGTEGLSPYISAAFLAAGIADLAHALFAMGIITLPQDTLDSFIPGTWTIGRTVLGAILLYGLVRTSRDPRHIPSTGLLALAAVLITAGAMAFFALVPLPAFIIGDVSSFFRPWEVPALVLYGACLWMIFKGGEGGKGIPLIPCLILGMAVQAVMSSSPLRFYPSPDTSHIMKDASYLAALLPLGVLALERARKSVQGASLRILSGAAVLLLALSLASMVTLAVVKSMFDETTEAREEGSYAGEVRRDILMLAYPLHDYLASGDLRARDEFETGFAGMTEELGSPIAARLEEEYDFEPNRYIEEIRLLADSVFAGAVLADQGERARLDHEVNELFMGELALRLDGVVRAEGEEIAMLQDTSLRWNSRLILGQVAILLALLPVLFVLGSAQARRQVRPLIELTRTALDVQGGSRGVRAGVTTGDEVGALAMAFNYMLDSMQESEERADLAIKGGDLGTWDWNVLTGEVVYNERLAEMLGYRLDEIKPDLQAWKKFVHPDDLPMAEERLNLHMEGRRPFYEAELRMRMKFGQWKWVLVRGMVVERDDEGWPRRVTGTHLDITENKAAGDALRRSEENLRDFLDSASDLIQSVSPDGRFTYVNRAWRETLGYSEAEVADLTTFDVVHPDQHDYCRGIFERFTRGEDISHIETDFISKDGRKVPVSGSINCRMVDGELVATRGIFHDCTERELRMDLRRLIEAANAPIFGIDVRGRVNEWNRTAERITGYTKEEVMGRDFVGEFISNDYKGPVGDVLGKALKGEEIADYEFPLYTKGGRRVLFLMNATARRDAAGGITGVFGVGQDITEAAEYREGLERKVEERTVELSKALEREKDLGELKTRFVSMASHEFRTPLTSILSSSDIIKRYAARMTDEERAERLDKIQSEVTHMTEMLEDVLVVGKAEAGRLEFNPRTLDLKKLCREFAEGAVLSAGESHDVEFSWAGECGDAVGDGKLLKNILSNLLSNAVKYSPDGGKVSFDVSCDGDTAVFRVKDEGIGIPEKDMERLFAPFHRGKNVGNIPGTGLGLSIIKNSVDLHGGTIEVDSEVGKGTAFLVTIPVGKKGG
- a CDS encoding M15 family metallopeptidase; the encoded protein is MKDLAFFTLALILSLAGPALASDTLYGHRAYEVAEKGGLAPAGNYRDTGRVVKLTTEAAGAFKAMREAAQRDGVGLVPISGFRTFSYQKGLFERAVRKYGSEEKAARWVAPPGHSEHHTGTAIDMGDKKRRGCDVESCFEETPAFRWLSENASRFGFYLSFPKEGTAVSYEPWHWRLKGVQE